One stretch of Streptomyces peucetius DNA includes these proteins:
- a CDS encoding rubredoxin — translation MEQRQRRHQRLSLPPAAAQRPPCRPHPPAPGTAALRRGTRTAHGVCGQERTGAPREGFPAGTPWQRIPDDWSCPDCGAAKADFEMTEITHA, via the coding sequence CTGGAACAGCGACAACGTCGCCACCAACGTCTTTCTCTACCACCTGCAGCGGCACAGCGACCACCATGCCGACCCCACCCGCCGGCACCAGGCACTGCGGCACTTCGACGAGGCACCCGAACTGCCCACGGGGTATGCGGGCAGGAACGGACGGGCGCGCCCCGCGAGGGCTTCCCGGCGGGCACGCCGTGGCAGCGGATACCGGACGACTGGTCCTGCCCCGACTGCGGTGCCGCCAAGGCGGACTTCGAGATGACCGAGATCACGCACGCCTGA
- a CDS encoding YncE family protein, producing MKHTQHRAGVAATMAALALVTGCTVGGPVDSPSASARPGRDAAERPAASAPAPSGRTPSGTLLVADFGADTVTFTDPGRGAFDSVEVGTAPYGLAVGDDGRAWVATAEGVAVVDTKTRTRTALVPYETDGVGAPAHGEYRGGGMGIALAPDGRHVYAGVNRPGGNGTVEVIDTRTLKVTDVAGVGRRPFDVDVSRDGREVYVTGHDSFDVTVVETDGLATRRIEVAPYGTAGGLGSWLKPHYAVVRPSDGRLLLPFEGERLVVLDPGTGASRAEPMTADTHQHGATITGDGTLLVVGTGPIDPARDRGPSLTVRAPDGSERIIPLDGPHEDVTVSRDGRTAYVTGGFTRDGHWNGITVVDLASGDTRRLAAGERPLGIAVL from the coding sequence ATGAAGCACACGCAGCATCGCGCCGGCGTCGCCGCGACGATGGCCGCCCTCGCCCTCGTCACCGGGTGCACCGTGGGCGGACCGGTCGACTCCCCTTCCGCTTCCGCCCGTCCGGGCCGGGATGCCGCCGAGCGGCCCGCGGCCTCGGCGCCCGCGCCGTCGGGCCGCACCCCGTCCGGCACGCTCCTGGTCGCCGACTTCGGCGCGGACACGGTCACGTTCACCGATCCCGGCCGGGGCGCGTTCGACTCCGTCGAGGTCGGCACCGCGCCGTACGGGCTGGCCGTCGGCGACGACGGACGGGCCTGGGTCGCCACCGCCGAAGGTGTGGCCGTCGTGGACACGAAGACCCGTACACGGACCGCCCTCGTCCCCTACGAGACGGACGGCGTCGGAGCGCCCGCGCACGGGGAGTACCGCGGCGGAGGCATGGGCATCGCCCTGGCTCCTGACGGCCGGCACGTGTACGCCGGCGTGAACCGGCCCGGCGGCAACGGCACCGTCGAGGTGATCGACACCCGCACCCTGAAGGTCACGGACGTCGCCGGCGTGGGCCGCCGCCCGTTCGACGTGGACGTCTCCCGTGACGGCCGCGAGGTGTACGTGACCGGCCACGACTCGTTCGACGTCACCGTGGTGGAGACCGACGGCCTGGCCACCCGGCGCATCGAGGTCGCGCCCTATGGCACCGCGGGCGGCCTGGGCTCGTGGCTGAAGCCGCACTACGCCGTCGTACGGCCCTCCGACGGACGGCTGCTGCTGCCGTTCGAAGGAGAGCGGCTCGTCGTCCTCGACCCCGGCACCGGCGCATCCCGCGCCGAGCCCATGACGGCCGACACCCACCAGCACGGCGCGACGATCACCGGCGACGGCACGCTGCTCGTCGTCGGCACGGGACCGATCGACCCGGCCCGCGACCGGGGCCCGTCCCTGACCGTGCGCGCGCCGGACGGCTCCGAGCGGATCATTCCGCTCGACGGGCCCCACGAGGACGTCACCGTCTCCCGTGACGGCCGCACGGCGTACGTCACGGGCGGGTTCACCCGCGACGGCCACTGGAACGGCATCACGGTCGTGGACCTGGCCTCGGGCGACACCCGCCGCCTGGCGGCGGGCGAACGCCCGCTGGGCATCGCGGTTCTCTGA
- a CDS encoding GMC oxidoreductase codes for MSPPGRQDRPVQGVSRRDFIAGTGSVLGGALLAGHATTARAATAGEHSFPAAAPLAPGAHVPALVIGTGYGGSVAALRLARAGVDVHMVEMGMAWDTPGPDGKIFANTTRPDHRSFWLRTRTKQPLSNFLGFPLDKDVPRYTGILDAEEFGGITVYQGRGVGGGSLVNGGMAVTPRRENFPAVLPTVDPAEMYDVYYPRANAGLEVADVDQGWWESAACYQYARVGRKHAERSGFPFVFVPNVYDWDYMEQEAAGAVPASALDGEVLFGNNHGKKSLQKTYLARAVATGRVAVSPLHRVTSVAPAPGGGYRVLVERLDTTGAVTATTAVTADRVFFAAGSVGTSKLLTRLKATGVLPALNDETGKGWGDNGNVMCGRANHMWDATGSLQSAMPTAGIDNWAAGGVFAEVAPLPTGIETYASFYLSITRNPHRAAFSWNAAAGRVDLDWQTVWKQPSIAAARTVFDKINTKEGTIYRTDLFGSCKIWGDHLTYHPLGGAVLDRATDNHGRLHGYRGLYVIDGALIPGNASVNPFVTITALAERNIEEIIAKDL; via the coding sequence ATGAGCCCTCCTGGCAGGCAGGACAGACCCGTTCAGGGTGTGTCCCGCCGTGACTTCATCGCTGGAACCGGTTCTGTTCTGGGCGGAGCGCTCCTCGCGGGCCACGCCACGACGGCCCGTGCGGCAACGGCCGGCGAGCACTCCTTCCCGGCCGCCGCACCGCTCGCCCCCGGGGCGCACGTCCCCGCGCTGGTCATCGGCACCGGGTACGGCGGCTCCGTCGCCGCGTTACGTCTGGCCCGGGCCGGCGTCGACGTGCACATGGTCGAGATGGGCATGGCCTGGGACACCCCCGGGCCCGACGGCAAGATCTTCGCCAACACGACCAGGCCCGACCACCGGTCGTTCTGGCTCCGCACGAGGACCAAGCAGCCGCTGAGCAACTTCCTCGGCTTCCCCCTCGACAAGGACGTCCCCCGGTACACCGGCATCCTGGACGCCGAGGAGTTCGGCGGCATCACGGTCTACCAGGGCCGAGGCGTCGGCGGCGGCTCCCTCGTCAACGGCGGCATGGCGGTCACGCCCCGGCGGGAGAACTTCCCGGCCGTCCTGCCCACCGTCGACCCCGCCGAGATGTACGACGTCTACTACCCGCGCGCCAACGCCGGTCTCGAGGTCGCCGACGTGGACCAGGGCTGGTGGGAGAGCGCCGCCTGCTACCAGTACGCCCGGGTCGGCCGCAAGCACGCGGAGCGTTCCGGTTTCCCGTTCGTCTTCGTCCCCAATGTGTACGACTGGGACTACATGGAACAGGAGGCGGCCGGTGCCGTCCCCGCGTCGGCGCTGGACGGCGAGGTGCTGTTCGGCAACAACCACGGAAAGAAGTCCCTGCAGAAGACCTACCTGGCCCGGGCCGTGGCCACGGGACGGGTCGCCGTCTCACCGCTCCACAGAGTCACTTCGGTCGCTCCCGCGCCCGGCGGCGGCTACAGGGTGCTCGTCGAACGGCTCGACACCACCGGAGCCGTCACGGCCACCACGGCCGTCACCGCGGACAGGGTCTTCTTCGCGGCCGGCAGCGTCGGTACGAGCAAACTGCTGACCAGGCTGAAGGCCACCGGTGTGCTGCCCGCTCTCAACGACGAGACCGGCAAGGGCTGGGGCGACAACGGCAACGTCATGTGCGGCCGCGCCAACCACATGTGGGACGCGACCGGCAGCCTCCAGTCCGCCATGCCCACGGCCGGCATCGACAACTGGGCGGCCGGCGGGGTGTTCGCCGAAGTGGCACCGCTGCCGACCGGTATCGAGACCTACGCCTCGTTCTATCTGTCGATCACCAGGAACCCGCACCGGGCCGCGTTCTCCTGGAACGCCGCGGCGGGCAGGGTCGACCTGGACTGGCAGACGGTCTGGAAACAGCCGTCGATCGCCGCCGCGAGGACGGTCTTCGACAAGATCAACACGAAGGAGGGCACGATCTACCGGACCGACCTCTTCGGCTCCTGCAAGATCTGGGGCGACCACCTCACGTACCACCCGCTCGGCGGCGCGGTACTGGACAGGGCCACCGACAACCACGGCCGGCTCCACGGCTACCGCGGGCTGTACGTCATCGACGGCGCGCTGATCCCCGGCAACGCCAGTGTCAATCCGTTCGTCACGATCACGGCGCTCGCCGAGCGGAACATCGAGGAGATCATCGCCAAGGACCTGTGA
- a CDS encoding carboxymuconolactone decarboxylase family protein, producing MNIDVPEGRNPIEYVWGDMVPGIGAAAANFSLSVYAHTTLGLREFEAARLRIAQINGCLFCLDWRTERDGQRVEESFADAVTRWRTTDAFDDRTRLAAEYAERYALDHHGLDDAFWSRMTAHYSQPEIVELSMSIGSWLAFGRLNHVLGLDTACVLPGH from the coding sequence GTGAACATCGACGTCCCCGAGGGCAGGAACCCGATCGAGTACGTGTGGGGCGACATGGTCCCGGGTATCGGGGCCGCCGCCGCGAACTTCTCCCTGTCGGTCTACGCCCACACGACGCTGGGGCTACGGGAGTTCGAGGCCGCACGGCTGCGGATCGCGCAGATCAACGGATGTCTGTTCTGCCTCGACTGGCGGACCGAACGCGACGGGCAGCGGGTCGAGGAGTCGTTCGCCGACGCGGTGACCCGGTGGCGCACCACCGACGCGTTCGACGACCGCACCAGGCTGGCCGCCGAGTACGCCGAGCGGTACGCCCTGGACCACCACGGTCTCGACGACGCGTTCTGGTCACGGATGACCGCGCACTACAGCCAGCCCGAGATCGTGGAGCTCAGTATGAGCATCGGCTCCTGGCTGGCGTTCGGCCGGCTCAACCATGTCCTGGGCCTGGACACCGCGTGCGTCCTGCCCGGGCATTGA
- a CDS encoding dihydrodipicolinate reductase codes for MIPTVVWGTGNVGRAAIRAVAAHPALDLAAVVVHNPGKTGRDAGELAGLGRDLGVAATDDADAVLAARPRPRAVVYAASGDVRPDGALADVLRAIRAGAVVVTPALYALYDHRSAPPELREPVLDAIEEGGGSLFVSGVDPGWGNDVLPLLISGLGTTVDAVRCQEIFDYSTYDQPDSVRYLVGMGQPMEYEPLMLAPSVPTMVWGGQVRLMARALGAEVDEIRETMDRYPLETRVSTRSMGEFEAGTQGAVRFEVQGVVGGEPLIVVEHITRIHPSCAPHWPSPPDGAGAHRVIIEGRPRIEVTVSATDEGENRSAGGNATAVGRLVNAVDWLVDAGPGLYDALDVPLRPAAGRLGRRQQ; via the coding sequence ATGATTCCGACGGTGGTGTGGGGGACTGGCAATGTCGGCCGTGCGGCCATCCGCGCCGTGGCGGCCCACCCCGCGCTCGACCTGGCGGCCGTGGTGGTCCACAACCCGGGGAAGACCGGCCGTGACGCGGGCGAACTCGCGGGGCTCGGCCGGGACCTGGGGGTGGCCGCCACCGACGACGCCGACGCGGTCCTGGCGGCCCGCCCCCGCCCGCGTGCGGTGGTGTACGCGGCGTCCGGCGACGTCCGGCCCGACGGCGCCCTCGCCGACGTCCTCAGGGCGATCCGGGCCGGAGCCGTGGTCGTCACGCCGGCCCTGTACGCGCTCTACGACCACCGGAGCGCTCCGCCGGAGCTGCGGGAACCCGTACTGGACGCGATCGAGGAGGGCGGCGGGTCGCTGTTCGTCTCGGGCGTCGACCCCGGCTGGGGCAACGACGTGCTGCCGCTGCTGATCAGCGGACTCGGCACGACGGTGGACGCGGTCCGCTGCCAGGAGATCTTCGACTACTCGACGTACGACCAGCCGGACTCGGTCCGGTACCTGGTCGGCATGGGGCAGCCGATGGAGTACGAGCCGCTGATGCTCGCGCCGTCCGTCCCGACCATGGTGTGGGGCGGGCAGGTCCGGCTGATGGCGCGGGCGCTCGGCGCCGAGGTCGACGAGATCCGGGAGACCATGGACCGGTACCCGCTGGAGACCCGCGTGAGCACCCGGTCGATGGGCGAGTTCGAGGCGGGCACTCAGGGTGCGGTGCGGTTCGAGGTGCAGGGCGTCGTCGGCGGGGAACCGCTCATCGTCGTCGAGCACATCACCCGCATCCATCCGTCCTGCGCTCCCCACTGGCCGTCGCCGCCCGACGGTGCCGGTGCCCACCGGGTGATCATCGAGGGCCGTCCGCGGATCGAGGTCACGGTCTCGGCCACCGACGAGGGCGAGAACCGGTCCGCGGGCGGCAACGCCACGGCGGTGGGCCGGCTGGTGAACGCCGTCGACTGGCTGGTGGACGCCGGCCCCGGACTCTACGACGCGCTCGACGTCCCGCTGCGCCCCGCGGCCGGCCGGCTCGGAAGGAGACAGCAGTGA
- a CDS encoding SDR family NAD(P)-dependent oxidoreductase translates to MNRPTTLVTGATQGLGRGVALDLARRGGTLLLHGRDARRLDAVVAEVRDVAPDTTVRTVLADLSDLDQVHAMVAHILQTETRLDALVNNAVAGGGSEPLRRELSAQGHELRFAVNHLAPYALVRGLLPLLMSSAPARVVNVASMGQEAIDFDDVMLERGYEGLRAYCRSKLALIMATFDLADELAGTGVTVNALHPAHLMDTEGVRAYGLVPVVGVEEGVRPTVRLLTDPEQTDVTGRYFDRFTDSRAHEQAYDTDARARLMELTRALTAPTGPQFTRS, encoded by the coding sequence ATGAACCGACCCACCACACTCGTCACCGGTGCGACCCAGGGCCTCGGCCGCGGCGTCGCACTCGACCTCGCCCGCCGCGGCGGCACCCTGTTGCTCCACGGCCGCGACGCCCGACGTCTTGATGCGGTCGTGGCGGAGGTGCGGGACGTCGCACCGGACACCACGGTCCGGACCGTGCTCGCCGACCTCTCCGACCTCGACCAGGTCCACGCCATGGTCGCCCACATCCTGCAGACCGAGACCCGCCTCGACGCACTGGTGAACAACGCGGTCGCCGGCGGCGGCAGCGAGCCGCTGCGGCGCGAACTCAGCGCGCAGGGGCACGAACTGCGCTTCGCCGTCAACCACCTCGCGCCGTACGCCCTCGTCCGCGGCCTGCTGCCACTGCTGATGTCGTCCGCGCCCGCCCGTGTCGTCAACGTCGCCTCCATGGGTCAGGAAGCGATCGACTTCGACGACGTCATGCTGGAACGGGGCTACGAAGGGCTGCGGGCCTACTGCCGCAGCAAACTCGCGCTGATCATGGCGACTTTCGACCTGGCCGACGAGCTCGCCGGGACCGGAGTCACCGTGAACGCGCTCCATCCCGCGCACCTGATGGACACCGAGGGCGTGCGCGCCTACGGCCTCGTACCCGTCGTCGGTGTCGAGGAAGGGGTGCGCCCGACCGTACGGCTGCTCACGGACCCGGAGCAGACCGATGTGACGGGGCGTTACTTCGACCGGTTCACCGACTCCCGTGCCCACGAGCAGGCCTACGACACCGATGCCCGCGCCCGGCTCATGGAGCTGACCCGCGCCCTCACCGCTCCCACCGGGCCGCAGTTCACGCGCTCCTAG
- a CDS encoding alkaline phosphatase D family protein, translating into MLGTGEWGSSSAFAAPTMKSNPFSLGVASGEPRSDGVVLWTRLAPDPFAEDGMGGMPAKPVRVHYELAQDERFRRVARRGSVVATPELAHSVHPEIHGLQPDREYYYRFRAGSYVSPVGRTRTTPPPWTTPRELRFAFASCQAWQDGFFTAYEHMAGEDLDLVVHLGDYLYEYGVKSNRRGVTTDSRFHTETLDLARYRLQYGLYKSEAPLQQAHARFPWIMTFDDHEVENNWADDIPEKDQDPEPFVQRRAAAFQALYEHAPLRHAQLPDGPDVQMYRRLSYGRLADFTMLDTRQYRDDQPCGDGLSADCADRFAPDRTLLGARQRDWVLKGFSRSPARWQVLGNQAPMGQTDHDPGPGATVWMDPWDGYVAERNRLLAEAGTRGVRNLVVITGDRHQNYAWDLKRDYADPESVTVGSEFVGTSVTSGGDGADMTADGTKFLAANPHMKFFNGQRGYVRVTVDRERWTSDFRVLPYVTRPGAPISTRASVVVEDGVPGVQL; encoded by the coding sequence ATGCTCGGCACCGGCGAGTGGGGCTCAAGCTCCGCCTTCGCCGCCCCGACCATGAAAAGCAACCCCTTCTCCCTCGGCGTCGCCTCCGGGGAGCCGCGGTCCGACGGGGTCGTGCTCTGGACGCGGCTGGCCCCCGATCCCTTCGCCGAGGACGGGATGGGCGGCATGCCCGCGAAACCCGTCCGCGTCCACTACGAGTTGGCCCAGGACGAACGGTTCCGGCGCGTGGCGCGCCGCGGCAGCGTCGTGGCCACGCCCGAGCTGGCCCACTCGGTGCACCCCGAGATCCACGGCCTGCAGCCCGACCGTGAGTACTACTACCGCTTCCGTGCGGGGTCCTACGTCTCACCGGTGGGCCGCACCCGCACCACCCCGCCGCCGTGGACGACCCCCAGGGAGCTCAGGTTCGCCTTCGCGTCCTGCCAGGCCTGGCAGGACGGCTTCTTCACCGCGTACGAACACATGGCCGGCGAGGACCTCGACCTGGTGGTGCACCTCGGCGACTACCTCTACGAGTACGGCGTCAAGTCCAACCGGCGCGGTGTGACCACCGACTCCAGGTTCCACACGGAGACGCTCGACCTCGCGCGCTACCGGCTCCAGTACGGCCTCTACAAGTCCGAGGCCCCGCTGCAGCAGGCGCACGCCCGCTTCCCTTGGATCATGACGTTCGACGACCACGAGGTCGAGAACAACTGGGCCGACGACATACCCGAGAAGGACCAGGACCCGGAGCCCTTCGTGCAGCGCAGGGCCGCCGCGTTCCAGGCCCTGTACGAGCACGCGCCGCTGCGCCACGCCCAGTTGCCCGACGGCCCCGACGTGCAGATGTACCGCCGGCTCTCCTACGGCCGGCTCGCCGACTTCACCATGCTCGACACCCGCCAGTACCGGGACGACCAGCCCTGCGGCGACGGCCTCTCCGCCGACTGCGCCGACCGGTTCGCCCCGGACCGCACCCTGCTCGGGGCCCGCCAGCGCGACTGGGTCCTGAAGGGCTTCAGCCGTTCACCCGCCCGTTGGCAGGTGCTCGGCAACCAGGCGCCGATGGGGCAGACGGACCACGACCCGGGTCCCGGCGCGACCGTCTGGATGGACCCGTGGGACGGCTACGTGGCCGAGCGCAACCGCCTGCTCGCCGAGGCCGGCACCCGCGGCGTGCGCAACCTCGTCGTCATCACCGGCGACCGCCACCAGAACTACGCCTGGGACCTCAAGCGCGACTACGCGGACCCGGAGTCGGTCACGGTGGGGTCCGAGTTCGTGGGCACGTCCGTCACCAGCGGCGGCGACGGCGCCGACATGACGGCCGACGGCACCAAGTTCCTCGCCGCCAACCCGCACATGAAGTTCTTCAACGGCCAGCGCGGCTATGTGCGCGTCACCGTCGACCGGGAGCGCTGGACGAGCGACTTCCGGGTCCTGCCGTAC